One part of the Rutidosis leptorrhynchoides isolate AG116_Rl617_1_P2 chromosome 1, CSIRO_AGI_Rlap_v1, whole genome shotgun sequence genome encodes these proteins:
- the LOC139854602 gene encoding secreted RxLR effector protein 161-like: protein MVGSLIYLTITRPEISYSVGIISQFMQCPTNVHLDVTKRILRYVKGSIGHDLWYKKCDNILLNGFVDADWMGDANDRHSTSGYYFNMGFAVISWCSKKQDVVALSSTEVECIAATMAAQECTWLRRLIGDILEKVDYVVKLKCDNESAIKLASNPVFHARTKHI, encoded by the coding sequence ATGGTTGGAAGTTTGATCTATCTAACCATCACAAGGCCGGAAATTTCTTACTCGGTTGGCATTATTTCACAATTTATGCAATGTCCaactaatgttcatcttgatgTAACAAAAAGGATCCTTCGTTATGTGAAAGGATCAATAGGCCACGACTTGTGGTATAAGAAGTGTGATAATATTTTGTTAAATGGTTTCGTGGATGCAGATTGGATGGGAGACGCAAATGATCGCCATTCAACTTCGGGTTACTATTTTAACATGGGTTTCGCTGTTATTTCATGGTGTAGCAAGaagcaagatgttgttgctttGTCAAGCACGGAAGTGGAATGCATAGCTGCAACAATGGCGGCTCAAGAATGTACTTGGTTAAGAAGATTGATTGGTGACATACTTGAAAAAGTAGATTATGTTGTGAAATTGAAATGTGACAACGAAAGTGCAATCAAGCTTGCTTCAAATCCTGTGTTTCATGCCCGTACTAAGCATATATAA